In Paenibacillus sp. 1781tsa1, one DNA window encodes the following:
- a CDS encoding ABC transporter substrate-binding protein: protein MKKNKKLILPLVSMLVMSILLSACGGGDNAASGENGSSGSGKVTISFMHWRGEDVEALNKSIDAFETANPNINVEMQTLPSDQYQSTVQSKISDGSVGDVFASFPGAQFEAFTKAGLFTDLSGSSFLSAYNPKLIEAGQHDGKQYAIPYQLVYNDPIYNVKLFEKYGLTPPTDWEGFLALCQKLKDNGIIPIAFAGADIGPGQFMNTMVMNNAPSDDIFTKVEAGEAKLTDEFWVKTLTQIKELNDKGYFQQDALGTKDPAAGALFIQEKAAMLASGSYQLAQNKQQNPNLEQKLLAPITVSADQAKYEGVHTTTFMLAVNSKSKHPEEAKKFLEFLSNPDVASDYANQTGQNVTVNDVKYDTPELQVAGEWASKKTVFQPRFTILNGDNQKAVTNSIQAVLSGTSPEEAAQQAQAIIDQHIGK from the coding sequence ATGAAAAAAAATAAAAAATTAATCCTGCCGCTCGTCAGTATGCTGGTGATGTCCATCCTGCTGTCAGCTTGCGGCGGCGGGGATAACGCGGCATCTGGAGAGAACGGCTCCTCAGGGTCAGGCAAAGTGACGATCAGCTTCATGCATTGGCGCGGAGAAGATGTGGAAGCACTGAACAAGAGCATCGACGCATTTGAGACAGCAAACCCGAACATCAACGTGGAGATGCAGACGCTGCCCTCCGATCAATATCAGTCCACTGTACAATCCAAAATCAGTGACGGTTCGGTAGGAGATGTATTTGCTTCCTTCCCGGGTGCACAATTCGAAGCCTTCACCAAGGCGGGATTGTTCACGGACCTGAGCGGATCATCGTTCCTTTCGGCTTACAATCCGAAACTGATTGAAGCAGGACAGCACGATGGCAAGCAATATGCGATCCCGTATCAACTCGTATATAACGATCCAATCTACAATGTGAAGCTGTTTGAAAAATATGGACTGACGCCACCAACGGATTGGGAAGGCTTTCTGGCACTCTGCCAGAAGCTGAAAGACAATGGCATCATTCCGATTGCCTTTGCCGGAGCGGACATTGGCCCAGGGCAATTCATGAATACGATGGTAATGAACAATGCACCAAGTGACGACATTTTTACCAAAGTGGAAGCTGGCGAAGCGAAACTGACGGATGAGTTCTGGGTGAAAACATTGACTCAAATCAAGGAACTGAACGATAAAGGTTACTTCCAGCAGGATGCACTGGGTACTAAAGACCCTGCGGCAGGCGCATTATTCATTCAGGAAAAAGCAGCGATGCTGGCAAGTGGATCATATCAACTCGCTCAGAACAAACAGCAAAACCCGAATCTGGAGCAAAAACTGCTTGCACCAATTACAGTAAGTGCCGATCAGGCGAAATATGAAGGGGTGCATACCACTACATTCATGCTCGCGGTGAACAGCAAGTCGAAACATCCGGAAGAAGCGAAGAAGTTCCTTGAATTTTTGAGCAATCCCGATGTAGCAAGTGACTACGCCAACCAGACGGGACAGAATGTAACGGTGAATGATGTGAAGTACGATACGCCTGAGCTTCAGGTAGCCGGAGAATGGGCGAGCAAAAAGACCGTGTTCCAGCCACGGTTCACCATCCTGAATGGAGATAATCAAAAAGCCGTAACCAACTCCATTCAGGCCGTGCTGAGCGGCACTTCTCCAGAAGAAGCAGCACAGCAGGCACAAGCGATCATTGATCAGCATATCGGGAAATAA
- a CDS encoding LLM class flavin-dependent oxidoreductase yields MKFGWFLPTAGDGKYVGVAPEREPSLDYLIDVAQTAEKAGFEFVLIPTGGACLDAWVVGSAVMSHTKTLRPLVAIRPGLVTPVLAARMGAALDQLSGGRAMINVVTGSSVRDLEELGDPLAHAHDERYVRASEYMEVMKRSWTQSTGLNLTEFAGSGSKSSADEPSDPNPEFNGQYYNFKGPVGMPETVQNPHPPFYLGGSSPIAKKVAVEHADTFLMWGEPHDWIQEQIEEIEVIRQQVKEETGQDRQLRYGMRAQVLIRDTEEEAWAAAWEIISKVPPEAIEKAKAAFAETDATNQRRQNELRELSEKQQFVVGPNLWTGLSVVRSGGAILIVGTAEQVAERLMEYGDLGVTTFILSGYPHLEEAEIFGRTVMPIIREQWKTRQKQHSVTTN; encoded by the coding sequence ATGAAGTTTGGATGGTTTTTGCCTACAGCAGGGGATGGTAAGTATGTGGGGGTTGCCCCGGAGCGGGAGCCGAGTCTGGATTATCTGATCGATGTGGCACAGACGGCGGAGAAGGCAGGATTCGAATTTGTACTAATTCCGACAGGGGGAGCCTGTCTGGACGCATGGGTTGTTGGCTCAGCTGTGATGAGTCATACGAAGACATTGCGTCCCCTTGTAGCCATTCGCCCGGGTTTGGTTACACCCGTACTTGCTGCACGCATGGGAGCGGCCCTGGATCAGCTATCTGGTGGTCGCGCCATGATCAATGTTGTGACAGGCAGTTCCGTTCGGGATCTGGAGGAACTCGGCGATCCACTCGCACATGCGCATGATGAACGGTATGTTCGCGCGAGTGAGTATATGGAAGTCATGAAGCGTTCATGGACCCAATCGACGGGACTGAATCTGACGGAGTTTGCCGGAAGTGGTTCCAAATCTAGCGCAGACGAACCCAGCGATCCCAATCCTGAATTCAACGGCCAGTATTACAACTTCAAAGGACCGGTAGGCATGCCGGAGACGGTACAAAATCCACATCCACCATTCTATCTGGGAGGAAGTTCACCGATTGCCAAGAAGGTGGCCGTTGAGCATGCAGATACGTTCCTCATGTGGGGCGAGCCTCATGACTGGATTCAGGAGCAGATCGAAGAGATTGAGGTCATTCGTCAGCAGGTAAAAGAGGAAACGGGACAAGATCGCCAATTGCGTTATGGCATGCGTGCTCAGGTTCTCATTCGGGATACCGAAGAAGAAGCATGGGCAGCAGCTTGGGAGATTATTAGCAAAGTACCACCAGAAGCGATTGAGAAGGCGAAAGCCGCTTTTGCCGAGACGGATGCAACCAATCAACGCAGACAGAACGAGTTACGGGAACTGTCCGAGAAGCAGCAGTTTGTCGTAGGTCCCAACCTGTGGACAGGCTTGTCCGTTGTGCGTTCCGGCGGTGCAATCCTCATTGTAGGTACAGCCGAACAAGTCGCAGAACGTCTGATGGAATATGGAGATCTGGGCGTTACAACCTTCATTCTATCCGGCTACCCGCATCTGGAAGAGGCCGAAATCTTCGGACGTACCGTGATGCCGATCATTCGAGAGCAATGGAAAACAAGACAGAAGCAACATTCAGTTACTACCAACTAA
- a CDS encoding AraC family transcriptional regulator, giving the protein MTEIERMKEDHHEFLDIIFFTPSEFEKAGGAWPIRIGRNIAKTNYHIGPRTTPYHYLLFVLEGEGTFIQDGQRHSLRARDAFCLFPHVTHEYWTDPEHTLQKIFIAFDGAYAAELLSRIGLTPDSPYRSGVLTPETASAMRSFMEDVRKPQDGASDLGRLTRFLSLFDRIARSPATKGLQPDSATSWLQKGKEYMDIHFAGGISVEGVSAHAGVDRTHFTKQFRKAYGLSPVQYIQQLKMNQAKRLLVQTPLSLTEVAHSVGYPDLFSFSKAFKKQVGLPPNRYRTAESTKE; this is encoded by the coding sequence ATGACCGAGATTGAACGCATGAAGGAGGACCACCACGAATTTTTGGATATTATATTCTTCACTCCATCTGAATTTGAGAAAGCCGGGGGAGCTTGGCCTATTCGCATTGGCCGTAATATAGCCAAGACCAACTATCATATTGGCCCTCGCACCACACCTTATCACTATTTGTTATTTGTGCTGGAGGGGGAAGGTACATTCATACAGGATGGACAGCGTCATTCCCTTCGTGCCAGGGATGCATTCTGTCTGTTTCCCCATGTTACGCATGAGTACTGGACTGACCCGGAGCATACGTTGCAGAAAATATTTATTGCATTTGACGGTGCATATGCAGCCGAACTGTTGTCACGAATCGGACTTACACCCGACTCACCGTACCGTTCAGGTGTATTAACACCGGAGACTGCAAGTGCCATGCGCTCGTTCATGGAGGATGTTCGTAAACCACAGGATGGAGCGAGCGATCTGGGACGACTCACCCGGTTTCTAAGCCTCTTTGACCGGATAGCCCGTTCCCCTGCAACCAAAGGGTTGCAACCAGATTCTGCCACGTCTTGGCTTCAGAAAGGCAAGGAGTACATGGACATTCATTTTGCAGGCGGCATCTCCGTGGAAGGTGTGTCTGCTCATGCGGGTGTGGATCGGACTCATTTTACCAAACAGTTCCGCAAAGCCTATGGTCTGTCCCCCGTGCAATATATTCAGCAATTGAAAATGAATCAAGCCAAACGTCTGCTCGTGCAGACGCCGCTAAGTTTAACGGAAGTGGCTCATTCCGTGGGTTATCCCGACTTGTTCTCCTTCTCCAAAGCGTTCAAAAAGCAGGTCGGTCTGCCACCCAATCGTTATCGCACAGCGGAGAGCACGAAAGAGTGA
- a CDS encoding nucleotide sugar dehydrogenase, which produces MENQQFHTLLNAIENKEAVLGVVGLGYVGLPLAVEMVNQGFTVIGIDLDASKVESIYQGDSYIHDISSDELKKVMQSGRFQPTTDYSMLRVIDALSICVPTPLSENQDPDTSYIETVVDQIKLHMKPGMLITLESTTYPGTTEELIQQQLDKIGQEAGKDYFLCFSPERVDPSNGRFTTFNTPKVIGGTTEACLKLGTALYSKYVETVVPVSSPKVAEMSKLLENTFRSVNIAFVNEMAMMCDRMGIDIWEVIDAAATKPFGFMPFYPGPGIGGHCIPLDPMYLSWKAKGFRFYSKFIELAQSTNDNMPYYVLNKTSTILNEYAKSVRKSNILLLGMSYKPNIADLRESPGLEVYELFKESGANVSYYDPHADSFQDKHGETVHSEAFNLEQFKKYDCIVLITNHSDLPYFDIAEMGVPILDTRNAFRSYTHPHIYKIGHSVQHPVFEPSEALLV; this is translated from the coding sequence ATGGAGAATCAACAATTCCACACATTACTGAATGCGATTGAAAATAAAGAAGCTGTACTCGGCGTTGTCGGGCTCGGTTACGTAGGACTTCCACTTGCCGTGGAAATGGTCAATCAAGGTTTCACGGTAATCGGAATTGATCTGGATGCGTCCAAAGTAGAGAGTATCTATCAAGGGGATTCCTATATTCACGATATTTCGTCCGATGAGTTGAAAAAAGTAATGCAAAGCGGTCGGTTCCAACCAACGACAGATTACAGCATGCTGCGCGTCATTGACGCACTCAGTATCTGTGTACCGACACCGCTCAGTGAGAATCAGGACCCGGATACGTCTTACATCGAGACGGTTGTGGATCAGATCAAACTGCATATGAAACCAGGTATGCTGATTACACTGGAGAGCACCACTTATCCAGGTACAACCGAAGAATTGATCCAGCAGCAACTGGACAAGATCGGACAAGAAGCAGGTAAAGACTATTTCCTCTGCTTCTCGCCTGAACGGGTTGATCCGTCCAACGGACGTTTCACGACATTTAATACACCGAAAGTCATCGGGGGTACAACCGAAGCTTGCCTGAAACTTGGAACAGCACTGTATAGTAAGTATGTAGAAACCGTAGTACCGGTATCTTCGCCAAAAGTGGCTGAAATGTCCAAACTGCTGGAGAACACATTCCGCAGTGTAAACATTGCCTTTGTGAATGAAATGGCAATGATGTGCGACCGTATGGGCATCGATATCTGGGAAGTAATTGATGCGGCAGCGACGAAACCATTTGGTTTCATGCCATTCTATCCAGGCCCAGGCATCGGTGGACACTGCATCCCGCTTGATCCGATGTACCTGTCGTGGAAAGCCAAAGGTTTCCGTTTCTATAGCAAATTCATTGAACTGGCGCAATCGACCAATGACAACATGCCATATTACGTGTTGAACAAAACGTCAACGATTCTGAACGAATACGCGAAATCTGTACGTAAATCGAATATCTTGCTGCTCGGTATGTCATACAAACCGAATATTGCCGATCTGCGTGAATCACCAGGACTTGAAGTATATGAACTGTTCAAGGAAAGTGGAGCCAACGTAAGCTACTACGATCCACATGCCGATTCTTTCCAGGACAAGCATGGGGAGACGGTACACAGCGAAGCATTCAATCTGGAACAGTTCAAGAAATACGATTGCATCGTGTTGATCACCAACCACAGCGATTTGCCTTACTTTGATATTGCCGAGATGGGTGTGCCGATTCTGGATACACGTAATGCATTCCGTTCGTACACACATCCGCACATCTACAAAATTGGTCACTCGGTTCAGCATCCTGTGTTTGAACCAAGTGAAGCGTTGCTCGTCTGA
- a CDS encoding response regulator transcription factor translates to MPNTATLQREAAVNVYRSVEQGLKETGAETCGLMFIHCAGNSQPEQQVRTHLEQTSGTAFQVWKDGATQAIAVLLPGLSLDEVHYEGLRIKHELQETVPGADPQITLASFAEGERPSKATIQHMAESSKLVDSSEIHIYTLDNTADEPERILIVDNDPTVREFLQLRLKMQGYETYEAVDGLAALELIEKVTPDLVLTELNLYGIDGLPFIHHIQNLEMEQPPKIVVLTEQRVEQTISQCFRSGVDDYMTKPFSPVELDARIRRCLH, encoded by the coding sequence ATGCCAAATACGGCGACATTGCAGCGTGAGGCTGCCGTTAATGTGTACCGAAGTGTAGAACAGGGATTGAAGGAAACGGGTGCCGAAACATGCGGCTTAATGTTCATCCATTGTGCAGGAAACTCTCAACCTGAGCAGCAGGTCAGGACACATCTGGAGCAGACGAGCGGGACTGCCTTCCAGGTGTGGAAGGATGGGGCCACTCAGGCGATTGCCGTCCTGCTGCCAGGTTTGTCACTGGATGAAGTTCATTATGAAGGACTTCGGATCAAACATGAGTTGCAAGAGACCGTCCCTGGTGCTGATCCACAGATTACACTGGCCAGTTTCGCAGAGGGTGAGCGCCCTTCGAAAGCAACCATTCAGCATATGGCTGAATCCTCGAAGCTCGTAGATTCGTCGGAGATTCATATCTACACGTTGGACAATACAGCGGACGAGCCGGAACGCATTTTGATTGTGGATAACGATCCTACGGTACGCGAATTCCTGCAGTTGCGATTGAAGATGCAGGGCTACGAAACCTATGAAGCTGTTGATGGACTGGCTGCACTGGAGTTGATCGAGAAGGTCACACCAGACCTGGTGCTCACCGAGCTGAATCTGTATGGTATCGACGGTCTGCCGTTCATCCATCATATTCAGAACCTGGAGATGGAGCAGCCACCCAAAATTGTCGTGTTGACCGAACAACGTGTCGAGCAGACGATTAGTCAATGTTTCCGCAGCGGAGTTGATGATTACATGACCAAACCGTTCTCGCCTGTAGAGCTGGATGCCCGAATCAGACGCTGCCTGCATTAG
- a CDS encoding glycosyltransferase produces the protein MVAIYYVVFVNTLYFSILALSFRNIWTIFRRSHYSKYNTLSGSELVPSVSLLVPAYNEELTIIENVNCLMTLNYPTYEVIVVNDGSSDATLKILLDEYRLKPVPNTKIRGKIACQKIRGIYHNPEFPDLYVIDKENGGKADSLNAGINLSHYPLISSIDADSLLEKDALIRMARMYMENPEETVAIGGDVRIANGCKIENGAVQDVSLPRKIWPMFQSIEYLKAFLGGRIGWSHMNGLIIVSGAFGMFRKDAVIAVGGYRDGYPGEDMNIIIKLHRYMLENKLKYRVAFCPEAVCWTQAPDSYRILSSQRKRWGRGNLKNMLENRGMLFNPKYKVMGMVTMPYNVLFEALNPYFRITGLLALAGYVLLDMTQWPILVLFGLLNFVSGYLLSVGALVLEEIAFKRYNKLSDLVKMLVYSALKFVGYHQLGVLWRLQGHVQFMQNNNSWGTMTRQSWSEDEKKTSEAA, from the coding sequence ATGGTCGCAATCTACTATGTTGTTTTTGTAAATACGCTCTATTTTTCCATCCTGGCCTTATCGTTCCGTAACATCTGGACAATCTTCCGCCGGTCGCATTATTCGAAATACAATACCTTGTCAGGATCGGAACTGGTGCCTTCGGTTTCTCTGCTGGTACCGGCATACAACGAGGAACTGACGATTATTGAAAATGTGAACTGTCTGATGACGCTGAATTATCCAACGTATGAAGTCATTGTTGTGAATGATGGCTCCAGTGATGCCACACTGAAGATTTTATTGGATGAATACCGTCTGAAGCCGGTACCCAATACGAAGATTCGGGGCAAGATCGCCTGTCAGAAAATTCGCGGGATTTACCATAATCCGGAGTTCCCCGATCTGTATGTCATTGACAAGGAAAATGGCGGAAAGGCAGATTCCCTCAATGCCGGGATCAACCTGTCCCATTATCCGCTCATCTCTTCGATTGATGCCGATTCATTGCTGGAGAAGGATGCCCTGATCCGTATGGCACGCATGTATATGGAGAATCCGGAAGAGACAGTAGCCATCGGTGGAGATGTACGGATCGCCAATGGATGCAAAATCGAAAACGGGGCAGTGCAAGATGTATCGCTGCCGCGCAAGATCTGGCCCATGTTCCAGTCGATTGAATATCTCAAAGCCTTCCTGGGCGGACGGATTGGCTGGAGTCACATGAACGGTCTGATCATTGTCTCCGGTGCATTCGGTATGTTCCGTAAGGACGCTGTTATCGCCGTAGGTGGATACCGGGATGGTTATCCCGGGGAAGACATGAACATCATCATCAAGCTCCACCGGTATATGCTGGAAAACAAATTGAAGTACCGCGTTGCCTTCTGCCCTGAGGCGGTGTGCTGGACACAGGCACCGGATTCCTACCGGATCCTGTCCAGTCAGCGCAAGCGCTGGGGCCGTGGGAACCTGAAGAACATGCTGGAGAATCGGGGCATGCTGTTCAATCCGAAATATAAGGTTATGGGTATGGTGACCATGCCATATAACGTCCTTTTTGAAGCGCTCAACCCATATTTCCGGATTACCGGACTTCTGGCTCTCGCCGGATATGTGCTTCTGGATATGACGCAATGGCCGATTCTGGTTCTGTTCGGACTATTGAACTTCGTGAGTGGTTATCTGCTAAGTGTAGGCGCACTTGTCCTGGAGGAGATTGCTTTCAAGCGTTACAACAAACTCTCCGATCTGGTCAAAATGCTGGTCTACTCTGCGCTCAAATTCGTGGGTTATCATCAGCTGGGCGTACTGTGGAGATTGCAGGGACATGTGCAGTTCATGCAAAACAACAACTCATGGGGTACCATGACACGTCAAAGCTGGTCCGAGGATGAGAAGAAAACAAGCGAAGCCGCTTAA
- a CDS encoding HEAT repeat domain-containing protein, which translates to MFPSLALAYLFLYICIALVVVGVILLFAMKMSHNGKRRKTAFYELKQRDYFTYLQTALTENSPLRLPPGKLAPLERRVIQDRLIEWIDQFKGEYRDKLIALCREAGFVEHDLKELGRLRYGRQIDAAYRLGGMRCPEAVPGLMELLKDEKPGPMAIMIGRSIARCTIRQGELKDMLALLLNKGKSIHHLAADILLETSLDTSRILIELLEDRNPDFVKVGLVAMWGQAVPEVMPALDRLVGAEHQDVRAEAVKLYLSASPALRDETILKLIQDTDPEVRAEVVQALGSKHASGSIPLLRKALRDEDWRVRYNSAESLSKLGEPGFEALCQAAVQGTGAEREIAMQQIESTMQHTRTDDRAVEQMIAHNKKRLLYDRYFGPIRENRTSKKRTGVATVGGDYTA; encoded by the coding sequence ATGTTTCCAAGTTTGGCTTTGGCCTATCTGTTTTTGTACATCTGTATCGCACTCGTTGTTGTAGGCGTCATCCTATTGTTTGCCATGAAAATGTCCCACAATGGCAAACGACGCAAGACGGCGTTCTATGAATTAAAACAGCGCGACTACTTCACTTATCTGCAAACGGCCTTGACCGAGAATAGCCCGCTCAGATTGCCACCAGGCAAACTGGCTCCGCTGGAACGCAGAGTTATTCAGGACAGGCTGATTGAATGGATCGACCAGTTCAAGGGTGAATATCGTGACAAATTGATTGCACTATGCCGTGAAGCAGGATTTGTAGAGCATGATCTGAAGGAATTAGGCCGACTGCGTTACGGTCGCCAGATTGATGCGGCTTATCGCTTGGGTGGCATGCGTTGTCCAGAAGCCGTTCCCGGCTTGATGGAATTGCTGAAGGATGAGAAGCCGGGGCCGATGGCTATTATGATTGGTCGTTCCATCGCAAGATGTACAATCCGGCAAGGGGAACTAAAAGACATGCTGGCGTTGCTGTTGAACAAAGGCAAATCAATTCACCATCTTGCAGCAGATATTCTGCTTGAAACAAGTCTGGATACCAGCAGAATTCTAATCGAATTGCTGGAAGATCGGAATCCGGATTTTGTCAAAGTCGGACTCGTTGCAATGTGGGGACAGGCTGTGCCTGAAGTAATGCCTGCACTGGACAGACTCGTAGGAGCCGAACATCAGGATGTACGTGCCGAGGCGGTGAAGCTGTATCTTAGCGCAAGTCCGGCACTGCGGGATGAGACGATCCTGAAGCTGATTCAGGACACTGACCCGGAAGTTCGTGCCGAAGTGGTGCAAGCACTCGGTTCGAAGCATGCATCGGGTAGCATTCCACTGCTGCGCAAAGCACTGAGGGATGAAGACTGGAGAGTTCGTTATAACAGTGCGGAGAGTCTGAGCAAGCTTGGCGAACCGGGATTTGAAGCGCTGTGTCAGGCTGCGGTACAAGGTACAGGTGCTGAACGCGAGATTGCGATGCAGCAGATCGAGAGTACCATGCAGCATACGAGAACCGATGACAGAGCTGTAGAGCAGATGATTGCTCATAACAAAAAAAGACTGCTGTATGATCGTTATTTTGGCCCTATACGAGAGAACAGAACCAGTAAGAAACGCACAGGTGTCGCTACGGTAGGAGGGGATTACACTGCTTAG
- a CDS encoding DNA polymerase IV, whose product MSRQDRRVIMLADCQSFYASVEKSAHPEYKDRPLVVAGDPARRSGIILAACPLAKSYGITTAERLGEALAKCPDVVVVRPRMAEYIRVSLHITRILQSFTDLVEPYSIDEQFLDVTGSLELFGSPETIARSIQSRVMEETGVYIRIGISDTKVVSKMACDLYAKKVPGGICTLPRKDLPSTIWKKPVRDMFMVGSRMAQHLYKMGVHTIGDLAQTPLSRLRERWGVNGEVLWRIARGIDDSPVKPGTYAHQQQGIGHQMTLPRDYDSWEDIKVVLLELAELVSRRSRDKSLMGHVVSVACRGQDYDRPTGFSRQMKVNEPTNITDEVYDAAAALFLRHWDGLPIRRISVSLTGLVPDSEVQLSWFDDRERKRELERATDDIKRRYGDTAIMRASSLCSSAQAHERSHKIGGHYK is encoded by the coding sequence ATGTCCCGCCAAGACAGACGTGTCATCATGCTGGCTGACTGCCAGTCATTCTACGCCAGTGTGGAGAAGTCTGCACATCCCGAATACAAGGACCGCCCCCTCGTTGTCGCGGGAGATCCGGCGCGCCGTTCGGGTATTATTCTGGCGGCCTGTCCACTCGCCAAGTCCTATGGAATTACAACAGCAGAACGACTGGGCGAAGCGCTCGCCAAATGTCCGGATGTTGTGGTTGTCCGCCCTCGGATGGCTGAATACATTCGGGTGTCCCTTCATATTACACGCATCCTTCAATCTTTCACCGATCTGGTGGAACCGTATAGTATTGACGAACAGTTTCTCGATGTAACCGGAAGCCTGGAGCTGTTCGGCAGTCCCGAGACGATTGCGCGCAGCATACAATCCAGGGTGATGGAGGAGACGGGTGTGTACATTCGGATCGGCATCAGTGATACCAAGGTCGTTAGCAAGATGGCCTGTGACCTGTATGCCAAAAAAGTCCCAGGAGGCATCTGCACGCTGCCTCGCAAAGACCTGCCTTCAACGATCTGGAAGAAGCCTGTACGAGACATGTTCATGGTCGGTTCCCGCATGGCGCAGCATCTCTACAAGATGGGGGTGCATACGATCGGTGATCTGGCCCAGACCCCACTGTCCCGACTCAGAGAACGCTGGGGTGTGAATGGCGAGGTACTATGGCGTATCGCCCGCGGTATTGATGATTCCCCGGTCAAACCCGGGACCTATGCTCATCAGCAGCAGGGAATTGGACATCAGATGACGCTGCCCCGGGACTATGACTCGTGGGAAGATATCAAAGTGGTACTGCTTGAACTGGCGGAACTCGTCAGTCGACGTTCCCGGGACAAATCACTTATGGGCCATGTGGTCTCGGTTGCATGTCGCGGACAGGATTATGATCGGCCAACCGGTTTCTCCCGCCAGATGAAGGTGAATGAACCCACCAACATTACGGATGAAGTATACGATGCGGCAGCAGCCCTGTTCCTGCGCCATTGGGACGGATTACCCATCCGCCGCATCAGCGTGTCACTGACCGGACTTGTACCCGATTCCGAAGTTCAGCTGTCCTGGTTTGATGACCGCGAACGCAAAAGAGAACTGGAACGTGCGACAGATGATATCAAGCGCAGGTACGGAGATACTGCCATTATGCGGGCATCCTCCCTCTGCTCGTCCGCGCAAGCCCATGAACGTTCTCATAAAATTGGAGGTCATTATAAATGA
- a CDS encoding YolD-like family protein, with amino-acid sequence MSKKLQQNGIFESSRMMLPEHREAYILHQEQLAPRTRPSLDAQAAEEMSRLLSNSMMLGDMVTITLFHEHDDIRYTGQVLRLDRPARTLRLRMEDGSRDIQMNLITDVALAND; translated from the coding sequence ATGAGTAAAAAATTGCAGCAAAACGGTATCTTTGAGTCCTCACGCATGATGCTCCCCGAACACCGGGAAGCCTATATTCTTCATCAGGAACAACTTGCTCCTCGTACCCGCCCATCTCTGGATGCCCAGGCGGCGGAAGAAATGTCCCGGTTACTCAGCAACTCGATGATGCTTGGAGATATGGTCACTATTACGTTGTTTCACGAACATGACGATATCCGTTACACCGGTCAAGTGCTTCGGCTGGACCGTCCTGCCCGTACCCTCAGACTACGGATGGAAGACGGGTCCCGGGATATTCAGATGAACCTCATTACAGATGTGGCGCTAGCCAATGACTGA
- the glsA gene encoding glutaminase A, which translates to MSNTTMERLNDLLPEWLETSRLHTGQGKVASYIPELVKASQDELGIHIMDAEGNYVSAGDCGVPFTMQSISKVFTLILALMDHGEEAVFFNVGKEPTGDDYDSMIKLELVEPGIPFNPLINAGAITVSSLVGGDCKEEKSRRILEFFRRLANNDQLGYNEDVFQSESESGHLNRSLAYFLKHNGVIKDDVEDVLAVYFRHCSIEVTCADLARMALVLAYDGTDPITGEELIPRRYVQIAKTFMTTCGMYNASGEFAIEVGLPAKSGVSGGILTLVPGQFGIGVIGPALNRKGNSLAGVHLLERLSKEFDWSFF; encoded by the coding sequence ATGAGCAATACAACCATGGAGCGTCTGAATGATTTACTGCCGGAGTGGCTAGAGACGAGTCGGTTGCACACGGGGCAAGGCAAAGTCGCTTCTTATATCCCGGAGCTTGTCAAAGCTTCTCAGGATGAGCTGGGTATACATATCATGGACGCTGAAGGCAATTATGTGTCGGCGGGGGATTGCGGTGTGCCATTTACAATGCAAAGTATCTCCAAAGTATTCACCCTAATTCTGGCCTTGATGGATCATGGCGAAGAAGCAGTCTTCTTTAATGTAGGAAAAGAACCTACAGGCGATGATTACGACTCGATGATTAAGCTTGAGTTGGTTGAACCCGGAATTCCGTTCAATCCGTTGATCAATGCCGGCGCGATTACGGTGTCCTCCCTCGTTGGAGGAGATTGCAAAGAGGAGAAATCACGGCGCATCCTGGAGTTCTTCCGCAGGCTCGCGAATAATGATCAGTTGGGCTATAACGAAGATGTATTCCAGTCTGAGTCCGAGAGTGGTCACCTGAATCGTTCACTGGCGTATTTTTTGAAGCATAATGGTGTGATCAAGGATGACGTGGAAGATGTACTTGCCGTGTATTTCCGTCATTGTTCCATTGAAGTGACCTGTGCGGACTTGGCACGCATGGCGCTGGTTCTGGCTTATGATGGAACCGATCCGATTACGGGTGAAGAACTCATCCCTCGTCGGTATGTACAGATTGCGAAAACCTTCATGACGACCTGTGGGATGTATAATGCGTCAGGTGAATTCGCCATTGAAGTTGGCTTGCCCGCCAAAAGTGGGGTTTCCGGTGGGATACTAACTCTGGTACCAGGACAATTCGGTATTGGAGTGATTGGACCCGCTCTGAATCGCAAAGGTAACAGCCTTGCCGGCGTGCATCTGCTCGAGCGTCTGTCCAAGGAATTTGATTGGAGTTTTTTCTAA